One segment of Streptomyces bathyalis DNA contains the following:
- a CDS encoding sensor histidine kinase, which produces MIGWWGVAPKYRRWQERSSHEQVEASTRWMLVAYAWLTLVGFVVQLVPNAGPGALPRTLAWTVLGLGLVQCLLCTGVLHRAIDSYLGTRTVTDARLALPAVLMASMTALTVVLVAIRAVEVGLEVGLGLHGALAPFAVTFGVAVPRRTAALALSGYLAATTAALAAAGLPGADLLAALVVVGLGGLLSVFTGRSSAWYIAVIRELEEARGVQARLAVAEERLRFSRDLHDVMGRNLSAIALKSELAAQLVRRGSETEASVGQMTEVQRIAREAQSEVRAVVRGYRDVDLPTELAGARGILRAAGVDCRTDNGGSQLPAPVQAALGWVVREGATNVLRHADATWCTVWVGTDPAGRSALLVMENDGTRGQAPGGSAGSGLAGLRERLDGVGGTLRVARDGESGTFRLTAEVPLAAGNDATADEAVTDPAGTAGTHGSGTDGKDSAE; this is translated from the coding sequence GTGATCGGCTGGTGGGGGGTGGCCCCGAAGTACCGCCGCTGGCAGGAGCGCAGCAGCCACGAACAGGTGGAGGCGTCGACGCGGTGGATGCTCGTCGCGTACGCCTGGCTGACACTCGTGGGCTTCGTCGTGCAGCTGGTGCCGAACGCGGGTCCCGGTGCTCTTCCCCGCACCCTCGCCTGGACGGTCCTCGGGCTGGGCCTGGTGCAGTGCCTGCTCTGTACGGGCGTGCTGCACCGGGCCATCGACAGCTATCTCGGCACGCGCACCGTCACGGATGCCCGGCTCGCGCTGCCGGCCGTGCTGATGGCCTCGATGACCGCCCTCACGGTCGTGCTTGTCGCGATCCGCGCGGTCGAGGTCGGGCTGGAGGTGGGCCTGGGGCTGCACGGGGCGCTCGCACCGTTCGCCGTCACCTTCGGTGTGGCGGTGCCGAGGCGTACGGCGGCGCTCGCGCTGTCCGGCTACCTCGCCGCCACGACGGCCGCTCTCGCCGCGGCGGGGCTGCCCGGGGCGGACCTGCTGGCGGCACTGGTCGTCGTGGGCCTCGGCGGTCTCCTGTCCGTCTTCACCGGCCGCTCCTCCGCCTGGTACATCGCCGTCATCAGGGAGCTGGAGGAGGCCCGCGGCGTACAGGCGAGGCTGGCCGTCGCCGAGGAGAGGCTGCGCTTCAGCAGGGACCTGCACGATGTGATGGGCCGGAACCTGTCGGCCATCGCTCTCAAGAGCGAGCTGGCGGCACAGCTGGTGCGGCGCGGGTCCGAGACCGAGGCCTCCGTCGGCCAGATGACCGAGGTGCAGCGCATCGCCCGCGAGGCTCAGTCGGAGGTGCGGGCGGTGGTCCGCGGCTACCGCGACGTGGACCTGCCCACCGAACTCGCCGGCGCGCGCGGGATCCTGCGCGCCGCCGGCGTCGACTGCCGTACCGACAACGGCGGTTCGCAGCTGCCGGCTCCCGTGCAGGCCGCGCTCGGCTGGGTCGTGCGGGAGGGGGCGACGAACGTGCTGCGGCACGCGGACGCGACCTGGTGCACGGTGTGGGTGGGCACGGACCCGGCGGGCCGCAGCGCGCTGCTGGTCATGGAGAACGACGGCACACGCGGCCAGGCCCCGGGAGGGAGCGCCGGCTCCGGGCTCGCGGGGCTGCGCGAACGTCTCGACGGGGTCGGCGGCACGCTGCGCGTGGCACGGGACGGCGAGAGCGGTACATTCCGGCTGACGGCCGAGGTCCCGCTGGCAGCCGGGAACGACGCGACCGCGGACGAGGCGGTCACGGACCCGGCAGGCACGGCCGGCACCCACGGCAGCGGCACGGACGGGAAGGACTCGGCGGAGTGA
- a CDS encoding ABC transporter permease, whose amino-acid sequence MSSTDAATVKAPGRVDTSAMWSRLRALGRAELTLLMRNKAMLFVALATPALLTVLMRQTASGMNLEGTGLSLGTVLVPGSIGYVLVFAVYANLTGIYVTRREELVLKRLRTGEASDGEILTGSALPSLVLALGQCVLLLGGGAVLLDLAPPERPELVAAGLLLGLLLMVLLAAVSAAFTRTTEASQITTFPFMAISFVGSGVVVPLDVMPDVLANVCSLLPVSPTMELVRNGWVGTLSGMDTVKALTVLVVWIILGTVAVRRWFRWEPRR is encoded by the coding sequence ATGAGCAGCACGGACGCGGCCACGGTCAAGGCGCCGGGCAGGGTGGACACTTCGGCGATGTGGAGCCGCCTGCGCGCGCTGGGGCGTGCCGAACTCACGCTCCTGATGCGCAACAAGGCGATGCTCTTCGTCGCGCTGGCCACCCCGGCCCTGCTGACGGTCCTGATGCGCCAGACCGCCAGCGGCATGAACCTGGAGGGCACGGGCCTTTCCCTGGGGACGGTGCTGGTCCCGGGCTCGATCGGCTACGTGCTGGTCTTCGCCGTCTACGCCAATCTGACCGGCATCTACGTCACGCGTCGCGAGGAGCTGGTGCTCAAGCGGCTGCGCACCGGTGAGGCCAGCGACGGCGAGATCCTGACGGGCAGCGCGCTGCCGTCCCTGGTGCTGGCGCTCGGGCAGTGCGTCCTGCTGCTCGGCGGCGGTGCGGTCCTGCTCGACCTCGCGCCGCCGGAGCGGCCGGAGCTCGTCGCCGCCGGTCTGCTGCTGGGGCTGCTGCTGATGGTGCTGCTGGCCGCGGTGTCCGCCGCCTTCACGCGCACGACAGAAGCCTCGCAGATCACCACATTCCCGTTCATGGCGATCTCTTTCGTGGGGTCCGGAGTCGTGGTCCCGCTGGACGTCATGCCGGACGTGCTCGCCAATGTGTGTTCTCTGCTCCCGGTGTCACCGACGATGGAGCTGGTACGCAACGGCTGGGTCGGCACGCTGAGCGGCATGGACACCGTGAAGGCGCTGACCGTCCTGGTGGTGTGGATCATCCTCGGGACCGTCGCCGTGCGGCGCTGGTTCCGCTGGGAGCCGCGACGCTAG
- a CDS encoding ABC transporter ATP-binding protein, translated as MDAIEVDGLKRRYAKGFEAVRGVSFSVREGEIFALLGTNGAGKTSTVELLEGLARPSGGNVRVLGFDPYSERTAVRPRTGVMLQEGGFPSELTVTETIRMWAGCTSDARPIGEVLAQVGLSDRRAQVRVKQLSGGERRRLDLAMALVGHPEVLFLDEPTTGMDPEGRRDTWDLVRELRRAGTTVLLTTHYLEEAEELADRLAIMRAGRIVTTGTPEQVVAERPSSIRFTLPDGLSPAHLPTTLPQPTLREGRVEIRTPQLQSALTDLLIWARQAGVELPGLHARTATLEEVFLEIAQLPDEADEDSQAGGPGKHRAGAASGGMEVERV; from the coding sequence ATGGATGCGATCGAGGTCGACGGACTCAAACGGCGATACGCGAAGGGCTTCGAAGCCGTGCGCGGTGTCTCGTTCTCCGTACGGGAGGGCGAGATCTTCGCGCTGCTGGGCACGAACGGAGCGGGAAAGACCTCCACGGTCGAGCTGCTGGAGGGCCTGGCACGGCCCAGCGGCGGCAACGTGAGAGTGCTCGGCTTCGACCCGTACTCGGAGCGCACCGCGGTGCGGCCCCGTACCGGAGTGATGCTCCAGGAAGGCGGTTTTCCCTCCGAGTTGACGGTCACCGAGACCATACGGATGTGGGCCGGCTGCACCAGCGACGCCCGTCCGATCGGCGAGGTGCTGGCGCAGGTCGGGCTCTCCGACCGGCGCGCGCAGGTCCGGGTGAAACAGCTCTCCGGCGGTGAACGACGGCGCCTGGACCTGGCGATGGCACTCGTCGGGCACCCGGAAGTGCTCTTCCTGGACGAACCGACCACCGGCATGGACCCCGAAGGGCGCCGGGACACCTGGGACTTGGTGCGTGAGCTGCGCAGGGCCGGCACGACGGTACTGCTGACCACGCACTACCTGGAGGAGGCCGAGGAGCTGGCCGACCGGCTGGCCATCATGCGTGCGGGACGCATCGTCACCACCGGCACTCCCGAACAGGTCGTCGCGGAGCGGCCGTCCAGCATCCGCTTCACGCTGCCCGACGGACTCTCGCCGGCGCATCTGCCGACGACGCTGCCGCAGCCCACCCTGCGGGAGGGACGTGTGGAGATCCGTACGCCGCAGCTGCAGTCGGCGCTGACGGATCTGCTGATCTGGGCGCGGCAGGCGGGCGTCGAACTGCCGGGGCTGCACGCCCGCACCGCGACCCTCGAAGAGGTGTTCCTGGAGATCGCGCAGCTTCCCGACGAGGCGGACGAGGACAGCCAGGCCGGCGGACCCGGCAAGCACCGGGCAGGAGCGGCATCCGGCGGCATGGAGGTGGAGCGGGTATGA
- a CDS encoding histone-like nucleoid-structuring protein Lsr2: protein MAQRVVVTLSDDLDGGEASETVSFGLDGKSYEVDLNIENAKKLREDLARFVEAGRKRAKSGKAYHRTAVAPDPRAVRAWAESNGFEVPARGRIPKKVYDAFNASR from the coding sequence GTGGCACAACGTGTAGTGGTCACCCTCTCCGACGATCTTGACGGCGGAGAAGCATCGGAAACGGTCTCCTTCGGGCTCGACGGGAAGTCGTACGAGGTAGACCTCAACATCGAGAACGCGAAGAAGCTGCGTGAGGACCTCGCGCGCTTCGTCGAAGCGGGCCGCAAGCGGGCCAAGTCCGGCAAGGCCTACCACCGCACCGCCGTCGCTCCCGACCCGCGCGCCGTTCGCGCCTGGGCCGAGTCCAACGGCTTCGAGGTACCCGCCCGCGGCCGCATCCCGAAGAAGGTCTACGACGCCTTCAACGCCTCCCGTTGA
- the purS gene encoding phosphoribosylformylglycinamidine synthase subunit PurS encodes MARVVVDVMLKPEILDPQGQAVQRALPRLGFEGIEGVRQGKRFELEVAEPVTDEALARIHELAGTFLANTVIENYTVRVEEGAAA; translated from the coding sequence GTGGCTCGCGTCGTAGTCGACGTCATGCTGAAGCCGGAGATCCTCGATCCGCAGGGACAGGCGGTGCAGCGAGCACTGCCGCGTCTCGGCTTCGAGGGCATCGAGGGCGTACGCCAGGGCAAGCGCTTCGAACTGGAGGTGGCGGAGCCCGTCACCGACGAGGCGCTCGCCCGTATCCACGAACTGGCGGGGACTTTCCTCGCGAACACAGTGATCGAGAACTACACGGTGCGCGTCGAAGAGGGGGCCGCTGCGTGA
- the purQ gene encoding phosphoribosylformylglycinamidine synthase subunit PurQ, translating into MSGGLGRIGVVTFPGSLDDSDARRAVRLAGGEPVELWHRDKDLRQVDAVVLPGGFSYGDYLRCGAIARFSPVMEPLLEQARAGMPVLGICNGFQVLCESHLLPGALTRNDHLHFICRDQKLRVERTDTAWTSDYAEGQKITVPLKNGEGGYVADEHTLDALEAEGRVVFRYLNGNPNGSRRDIAGISNEAGNVVGLMPHPEHAVETLTGPTTDGLGFFTSVLKRLVTA; encoded by the coding sequence GTGAGCGGCGGTCTCGGACGCATCGGCGTCGTCACCTTTCCCGGATCACTCGACGACAGCGACGCCCGGCGCGCCGTGCGCCTCGCGGGCGGCGAGCCCGTCGAACTGTGGCACCGCGACAAGGACCTGCGTCAGGTGGACGCGGTCGTGCTGCCGGGCGGCTTCTCCTACGGCGACTATCTGCGCTGCGGTGCCATCGCCCGCTTCTCGCCCGTCATGGAACCCCTGCTGGAGCAGGCACGCGCGGGCATGCCGGTGCTCGGGATCTGCAACGGCTTCCAGGTGCTGTGCGAGTCGCATCTGCTTCCGGGCGCGCTCACCCGCAACGACCACCTGCACTTCATCTGCCGCGACCAGAAGCTGCGCGTCGAGCGCACGGACACCGCCTGGACGTCCGACTACGCCGAAGGCCAGAAGATCACCGTCCCGCTGAAGAACGGCGAGGGCGGTTACGTGGCCGACGAGCACACCCTCGACGCCCTGGAGGCCGAGGGCCGCGTCGTCTTCCGGTACCTGAACGGCAACCCCAACGGCTCCCGCCGCGACATCGCGGGCATCTCCAACGAGGCCGGGAACGTGGTCGGTCTCATGCCGCATCCCGAGCACGCCGTCGAGACCCTCACCGGGCCGACGACCGACGGGCTGGGCTTCTTCACCTCGGTACTCAAGAGGCTGGTCACCGCATGA
- the purL gene encoding phosphoribosylformylglycinamidine synthase subunit PurL, which translates to MTPSAQPNHRTALDTVKHATDTPGTEQPWAELGLKQDEYERIREILGRRPTGAELAMYSVMWSEHCSYKSSKVHLKQFGEKAPESDALLVGIGENAGVVDIGQDYAVTFKVESHNHPSYVEPYQGAATGIGGIVRDILAMGARPVAVMDPLRFGAADHPDTRRVLPGVVSGIGGYGNCLGLPNIGGEVVFDDCYQGNPLVNALCVGVMKHEDIHLAQASGTGNKVILYGARTGGDGIGGVSVLASETFEAEGPAKRPAVQVGDPFQEKLLIECTLEIFKERLVAGIQDLGGAGLSCATSELASAGSGGMRVELDTVPLRDSSLSPEEILMSESQERMCAVVEPDKVGRFLEICEKWDVIATVIGEVTPGERLEIYWHGEQIVDVPPRTVAHEGPVYRRPYERPPWQDQLQADDAAALPRPGTGEELRAAALALVSSPNQAAKSWITDQYDRYVLGDTVLAQPEDGGMIRVDDSTGLGVAVATDGNGRYAKLDPYRGAQLALAESYRNVAATGARPLAVTDCLNFGSPEDPSAMWQFAEACRGLADACRTLGTPVTGGNVSLYNQTGDAAIHPTPVVGVLGVIDDVNRRTPIAFAEQGQLLYLLGETREELGGSAWSQVAHGHLGGLPPAVDLERERLLAEILIAASRDGMIDAAHDLSDGGLIQALAESCLKGGNGARVVVPDELSPFVFLFSESQGRALVAVPRSEEVRFNDMCGARGLPAARIGVVDGEEIEVQGQFSVSLRELREAHEGTLPALFG; encoded by the coding sequence ATGACTCCGTCCGCGCAGCCCAATCACCGCACGGCTCTCGACACCGTCAAGCACGCCACCGACACCCCCGGCACCGAGCAGCCGTGGGCCGAACTCGGCCTCAAGCAGGACGAGTACGAGCGCATCCGTGAGATCCTCGGCCGCCGCCCCACCGGGGCCGAGCTGGCCATGTACTCGGTGATGTGGTCGGAGCACTGCTCGTACAAGAGCAGCAAGGTGCATCTGAAGCAGTTCGGCGAGAAGGCACCCGAGAGCGACGCGCTGCTCGTGGGCATCGGCGAGAACGCCGGCGTCGTCGACATCGGCCAGGACTACGCCGTCACCTTCAAGGTCGAGTCGCACAACCACCCCAGCTACGTCGAGCCCTACCAGGGCGCGGCCACCGGCATCGGCGGCATCGTGCGCGACATCCTCGCGATGGGCGCCCGTCCCGTCGCCGTGATGGACCCGCTGCGCTTCGGCGCCGCCGACCACCCGGACACCAGGCGCGTGCTGCCCGGCGTCGTCTCGGGCATCGGCGGCTACGGCAACTGCCTGGGGCTGCCCAACATCGGCGGTGAAGTGGTCTTCGACGACTGCTATCAGGGGAATCCGCTGGTCAACGCCTTGTGCGTCGGGGTGATGAAGCACGAGGACATCCATCTCGCGCAGGCATCCGGCACCGGCAACAAGGTCATCCTCTACGGAGCCCGCACCGGCGGCGACGGCATCGGCGGCGTATCGGTACTCGCCTCGGAGACCTTCGAGGCGGAGGGACCGGCCAAGCGCCCGGCCGTCCAGGTCGGTGACCCCTTCCAGGAGAAGCTGCTCATCGAGTGCACCCTGGAGATCTTCAAGGAGAGGCTGGTTGCCGGCATCCAGGACCTGGGCGGCGCCGGACTGTCCTGTGCCACCTCCGAGTTGGCCAGCGCCGGCAGCGGCGGCATGCGCGTCGAACTGGACACCGTCCCGCTGCGCGATTCCTCGCTCTCCCCCGAGGAGATCCTGATGAGCGAGTCGCAGGAGCGGATGTGCGCGGTGGTGGAGCCGGACAAGGTGGGCCGGTTCCTGGAGATCTGCGAGAAGTGGGACGTGATCGCCACGGTCATCGGCGAGGTCACGCCGGGCGAGCGGCTGGAGATCTACTGGCACGGCGAGCAGATCGTCGACGTACCGCCGCGCACCGTCGCCCACGAGGGCCCGGTCTACCGGCGTCCCTACGAGCGTCCGCCGTGGCAGGACCAGCTGCAGGCCGACGACGCGGCAGCGCTGCCCCGTCCCGGCACGGGTGAGGAACTGCGGGCCGCCGCACTGGCGTTGGTCTCCTCCCCCAACCAGGCCGCCAAGTCCTGGATCACCGACCAGTACGACCGCTACGTACTCGGCGACACCGTTCTGGCGCAGCCCGAGGACGGCGGCATGATCCGCGTCGACGACTCGACGGGTCTGGGGGTCGCGGTCGCGACGGACGGGAACGGCCGCTACGCCAAGCTCGACCCCTACCGGGGCGCTCAGCTCGCGCTGGCCGAGTCGTACCGCAACGTCGCGGCGACGGGCGCCCGCCCGCTCGCCGTCACCGACTGCCTCAACTTCGGCTCCCCGGAGGACCCTTCGGCCATGTGGCAGTTCGCCGAGGCGTGCCGCGGGCTCGCCGATGCCTGCCGCACGCTGGGCACTCCGGTGACGGGCGGCAACGTCTCCCTCTACAACCAGACGGGCGACGCGGCGATCCACCCGACGCCGGTCGTGGGAGTCCTCGGTGTCATCGACGACGTGAACCGCCGTACGCCGATCGCCTTCGCGGAGCAGGGCCAGCTGCTCTACCTGCTGGGCGAGACCCGGGAGGAGCTGGGCGGCTCCGCCTGGTCCCAGGTCGCACACGGGCATCTCGGCGGGCTGCCGCCGGCCGTCGACCTGGAGCGGGAGCGGCTGCTCGCGGAGATCCTGATCGCCGCGTCCCGCGACGGAATGATCGACGCCGCGCACGATTTGAGCGACGGCGGCCTGATCCAGGCGCTGGCCGAGTCCTGCCTGAAGGGCGGCAACGGGGCGCGTGTCGTCGTGCCGGACGAGCTGTCCCCGTTCGTCTTCCTCTTCTCCGAGTCGCAGGGGCGCGCGCTGGTCGCCGTGCCGCGCAGCGAAGAGGTCCGCTTCAACGACATGTGCGGTGCGCGTGGCCTGCCGGCGGCGCGGATCGGCGTGGTGGACGGCGAAGAGATCGAGGTCCAGGGCCAGTTCAGCGTGTCACTGCGTGAGCTGCGCGAGGCTCACGAGGGCACGCTCCCGGCGCTCTTCGGCTAG
- a CDS encoding tartrate dehydrogenase, which translates to MTTRYRIALIPGDGIGAEVLPPACAVLDAVGKRHGLTFTYDSFDWSCERYAAEGAMMPADGLDRIRHHDAVLLGAVGWPGVPDHVSLWGLLIPIRRQFRQYVNLRPIKVLEGVPSPLAKATSDVDFVVVRENVEGEYSEIGGRLGRGFPDEMAIQQSVFTRPGVERILDYAFTTAQRRSGDVVSATKSNGIIHTMPFWDELVKEAGDRFPDVTWRQEHIDALVAKVVLDPSRFDVIVGSNLFGDILSDLAAAVAGSIGIAPAANLNPERDHPSMFEPVHGSAPDIAGQGVANPLGAIWSASMMLDHLGHPEAGAEVLDSFASVLATTDVRTRDLGGTAGTKDFTNLVLEGIAGR; encoded by the coding sequence ATGACCACTCGCTACCGCATCGCCCTGATCCCCGGCGACGGCATCGGCGCCGAGGTGCTGCCGCCCGCCTGTGCCGTTCTCGACGCCGTCGGCAAGCGTCATGGACTCACGTTCACCTACGACTCGTTCGACTGGTCCTGTGAGCGCTATGCCGCCGAGGGCGCGATGATGCCCGCCGACGGCCTCGACCGCATCCGGCACCACGACGCCGTCCTCCTCGGCGCCGTCGGATGGCCCGGCGTGCCCGACCACGTCTCCCTGTGGGGTCTGCTCATCCCCATCCGCCGCCAGTTCCGCCAGTACGTGAACCTGCGTCCGATCAAGGTCCTCGAGGGCGTCCCCAGCCCGCTGGCGAAGGCCACCAGCGACGTCGACTTCGTCGTCGTGCGCGAGAACGTCGAGGGCGAGTACTCCGAGATCGGCGGCCGCCTGGGCCGCGGCTTCCCCGACGAGATGGCCATCCAGCAGTCCGTCTTCACCCGGCCCGGCGTCGAGCGCATCCTCGACTACGCCTTCACCACCGCTCAGCGGCGCAGCGGCGACGTGGTCTCCGCGACCAAGTCCAACGGCATCATCCACACCATGCCGTTCTGGGACGAGCTGGTGAAGGAGGCCGGTGACCGGTTCCCCGACGTGACCTGGCGGCAGGAGCACATCGACGCCCTCGTCGCGAAGGTCGTCCTCGATCCGTCCCGGTTCGACGTCATCGTCGGCTCGAACCTGTTCGGCGACATCCTCTCCGACCTCGCGGCCGCCGTCGCCGGCAGCATCGGCATCGCTCCCGCGGCCAACCTCAACCCCGAGCGCGACCACCCCTCGATGTTCGAGCCCGTACACGGCTCCGCCCCCGACATCGCGGGCCAGGGCGTCGCCAATCCCCTCGGTGCGATCTGGAGCGCCTCGATGATGCTCGACCACCTCGGTCACCCCGAGGCCGGCGCCGAGGTCCTCGACTCGTTCGCCTCCGTGCTCGCCACCACCGACGTCCGCACGCGCGACCTCGGCGGGACGGCCGGCACCAAGGACTTCACCAACCTGGTGCTCGAGGGCATCGCCGGCCGTTAG